cagagacagttcacattccccatgtaccaccttgggatgttaatttagttctcgaagctcttacagatcacccttttgagcctctacattcagctcacataaaacatgtctccctcaagacagctcttctcgtcgccttagtatcagcgaaaagagtaagtgacatacaggcactatcgatagatcctccctttatgtcagtctTCCCAGACAGAGTTGTCCTAAAAgcagacccttcatacttacccaaagtatgtactaaatttcacaggtcacaagaaatttttcttccctccttctatgataaccctacaagtcaggaagaacaaaaataccacacattagatgtgaggagagccatattagcctatttggataggactagtgcttggaggaagagcagggctctctttgtttccttccagggtcataggaaaggagctggaatcacgaagggtactttatctcggtggattcgagatgcaatatgtctggcctattcatccaaaggggagaatccgcctgagaccgtaagagcacattccacccgggcgattgcatcatcctgggctgaacgagcggaggttccgatagaacagatatgtaaggccgcaacctggtcttcgcctactaccttctataatcactatagattagacttgtcttcctcatctgacttgtccttcggtagatcagtccttaacacggtgatccctcccaaatgactatctctgaaagtctctcaagtgggtgctgtcgtggcgaagagaaaacaccggattacgtaccggtaatgctcttttatagagtcacgacagcaccccttcacttcccacccttataggttttttatttaggagcacggttaagggtgtttggttcttgtagttagccatacttaagttaactaatGATAAACGAtaatattgaatgacctactaaaatctggtgggcggttcttcgcaatctctgtaaacccaactgtgggagcgaggggggccgccccttttattctctccataggagtttcctgttcctaggggcggatcccctctctcaagtaggtgctgtcgtggctctataaaagagcattaccggtacgtaatccggtgttttcccacaaaaattattttttagcccccagttttgaattttcccaagggtaacaggagaaattggaccccaaaagttgtccaatttgtcctgagtacgctgataccccatatgttggggtaaactcctgtttgggcacacgggagagctcggaagggaaggagcactgttttactttttcaacgcagaattggctggaattgagatcggacgccatgtcgcgtttggagagtccctgatgtccctaaacagtggaaaccccccaattataactgaaaccctaatccaaacacatccctaaccctaattccaacggtaaccctaaccacacctctaacccagacacacccctaaccctaatcccaaccctattcccaaccgcaaatgtaatccaaaccctaactttagccccaaccctaactgtagccttaaccctaactgtagccttaaccctaaccctagccctagccctgggaaaatggaaataaatacatttttttaatttttttatttttccctaactaaaggggtgatgaaggggggtttgatttacttttatagtgggttttttagcggatttttatgattggccgccgtcacacactgaaagacgctttttattgcaaaaaatattttttgcattaccacattttgagagctataatttttccatatttgagtccacagagtcatgtgaggtcttgttttttgcgggatgagttgatgtttttattggtaacattttcgggcatgtgacattttttgatcgctttttattccgatttttgtgaggcagaattaccaaaaaccagctattcatgaatttcttttgggggaggcgtttataacgttccgcgtttggtaaaattgataaagcatttttattcttcgtgtcactacgattacagcgatacctcatttatatcatttttttttgttttggagcttttatactataaaaactattttatagaaaaaataattatttttgcatcgctttattctgaggactataactttttaatttttttgctgatgttgctgtatcgtggctcgttttttgcgggacaagatgacgttttcagcggtaccatggttatttatatccgtctttttgatcgcgtgttattccactttttgttcggcggtatgataaagcgttttttgtctcgttttttttttttcttacggtgtttactgaaggggttaactagtgggacagttttataggtcgggtcgttacggacacggcgatactaaatatatgtacttttattgtttgtttttttttatttagataaagaaatgtatgggaataatatatatatatatatatatatatatatatatatatatatatatatatatatatatatattttcattatttaggattttttttttttttttttacacacttgtaaaaaaatttttaaacttttttactttgtcccagggggggacagtacagatcggtgatctgccagtttgcacagcactctggcagatcaccgatctgtctcagcgctgcagcgttaccaagtgcctgctctgagcaggcacttggtaaggcacctccctccctgcaggacccggatccgcggccatcttgctgcaggaaggaaggtaggagacccccggagcaacgcgatcacatcgcgttgctgcggaggtctcagggaagcccgcagggagccccctccctgcgcgatgcttccctgcaccgtcggcacatcgcgatcatgtttgatcgcggtgtgccgggggttaatgtgccgggggcggtccgtgaccgctcctggcacatagtgccggatgtcagctgcgataagcagctgaaacccggccgccatcggccgcgctccccccgttagcgcggccgatcgcctatgacatactattccgtccttgggaagtaaggcccaccccacatggacggaatagtacgtctaatggcagaaaggggttaaacaagagaGCACAAACTACAGGGAGAGTAAGGGCCTCCCTAAACTGGTGGCTAAATCGGACAAACCTATGCAGAGGTGTAGACTGGATACAAACCCCCTGGTGACGGTAACAACAGAGCCAGCAGAAGAGGCTGGGGGGCTGTGGTATCATTGTGGTCCCGTTACAGGGACTCGAGTCAGCAGGAGAGCACCAAATCTTCCAACTTCagagagttaggccgggatcacacatgcgataaATACgtacgagtctcgcatggtaagacccggcattgccaccgtcactcaggagcggagagtgcaGCCGCATATCAATACATGCGGCCtcgcgctccgctcctgagtgacggcggcaatgccgggtcttaccatgcgagactcggacgtatttctcgcatgtgtgatcccggccttaaagggaacctgtcacccccaaaatcaaaggtgagctaagcccaccggcatcaggggcttatctccagcattctgcaatgctgtagataagcccccaatgtgtcctgaaagatgagaagaagaggtcagattatactcacccagggcggtcccggttctgttctggtcctatGGGCATCGCGGTCTGCGCCGggagcctcctatcttcttacgatgacgtcctcttgtctaaacgctctggcgcaggcgtactttgcctgccctgttgagggcagatcaatgtactgcagtgcgcaggcgtcgggcctctctgccctttcctgcagcgtgaagacaagaggatgtcatcgtaagaatgctgtagataagcccctgatgccggtgggcttagctcaccttcgattttgggggtgacaggttccctttaagggcagtgGAGAAGGCTCTTTTAGCAGAAAACAATCTGGTCATAGGTCACCATGTCAGAGTTTACTCAGACAATATGACTACGGTAGCCCATCTCAAGCACCAAGTTAGCCCGAAATTCAACGGTTGGAGAGGGATCTCAAACAATTTTCTGCTGGGCTGCGAAACCTCTCCTTGACGGCGGTACACCAAAAGAGGTCCGTAAACACACAGGCAGACCTTCTAAGCCGACAGGACATCcagccaggagaatggagcctgtaAAAGGGCGCCTTCAACATGTTGACAGACAAATGGGGCCTACCCGAGGTGGACCTATCGGCCTCAAGCCAGAATGCGCAGGTAGAAGCCTACTTCTCCCTGAATCCCAGGGACGCCTCTCAGGGAGTAGACGCCTTTGCCCACACATGGAAGTTTCGGCTGGCATATGCTTTCCCCCCAATACCATTGCTGGCAAAAACCCTTCGAAAAATTTGAGACAAGGTTGCAACTATCCTTGCAGCCCCAGTAtggccaaaaaggagctggtaCCATCTCATCATAGAGCTTCAGGCGGATGGACTGGTTTTCTTACCACCATCGGATGACCTTCTTCCGCAGGTTCCCCCTTCACCCAAATGCCCGAAGGCTGAACCTGGCTGCTGAAGTCCAGGTACTACAAGTTAGGGGGCTCTCAGAATCCATGATCTCCACCTTGCAAAAATCCAGAAAAACTGTTACCaatgctatatatagcaaaatttggaaGAAATTCTCGTGGTGTCACCCTAATGCACCTAACTCTTTCCACCCAGATATATCTCGAATATTGGACTTTTTGCAAAAAAGGGTTGGAATTGGGGCTCAAACCAAGCACACTAAAGGTCCAGGTATCTGCTCTAAGCTCTGTCTTCGACCAAGATCTAGCCAGTCATCGGTGGATGAAAAGGTTCATGGTTTCGGCACTTAGACTTCATCCCAAAAGACAGATTATTTTCCCAtcctgggacttaaacttggtccttagagGACTCGCGGGCCCTCCATTTCAACCCCTGTCCTCTTGCACCACTCTGCTCCTATCGTATAAAACCGCGTTCTTGGTTGCCATATCTACAGCAAGGCGAGTAGGGGAATTGCAGGCTGTATTGGTCAGGGAGCCTTACCTAAACATCACAGATGACTCCATTATATTCCGCCTGGACCCATCCTTTCTTCCAAAGGTGATGTCGGACTTTCATCGTTCACAGGACATAGTCCTACCATCCTTCTGCCAAAACCCGATGAATCCAAAGGAAGAAAAGTACCACACTTTGGATGCCGACGCATAGTCCTCCACTACTTGGAGCAGTCCAAATCTTTCAGAACTGACAAAAATCTCTTTGTACATTTGTTCGGTCGAAATAAAGGCAAGAAAGCAAAAAGTACAATTTCCAACTGGATAAAAAGGGCTGTAGCTGAAACATACCTAGCCCAGAACATGACGGCACCTGCAGGTTTAAAAGCTCACTCCACCAGATCCACCTCAGTctcctgggctgaaagggctggtgcaTCTACTGAACAGATCTGCAGGGCTGCAACTTGGTCCTCTTTACATACCTTTACCAAACATTACAGATTGGACCTCTGGTCCAATCGCGATCTAGTCTTtggccggaaagttctccaggctgtggttccccccccccccccccaatgcggAATTGGTTGGTATTCCTCCTATGctatcgtggaaggctactagagaaaatagaattagacctaccggtaattcagtttctaggagccttccacgacagcactaattccctCCCGACATTCTTGGATTAATTTCTGAGAatctaaaggtaaccggtgctatggtgttagttgtaagtcactggctaatgggaggtgggaggggtttttaacctcttgtgcttcctgtcccccattagggaacggagacatcctcctatgctgtcatggaaggctcctagaaaccgaattaccggtaggtctaattctatttttgtctcatctgaccacagcaccttctcccaatcactcacagaattctccaggtgttcattgggaaACTTTAGATGAGCCTGCACATGCGCCTTCTTGAGCAgatggaccttgcgggcactgcaggatattAAACCTTTACGACGTAATTTGTTACCAGTTTTTTCTTggtaactgtggtcccagctgccttgagatcattaacaagtccaccccctcccccccgtgtagttttaggctaatctctcacctttctcatgatcaaggataccccacaaggtgagattttgcatggagccccatatcgatctcgattgacagtcattttacatttcttactattgcaccaacagttgtctcctcacccatCGTCTTATGgttctgtagcccattccagctttgtgcaggtctatgatcttgtccctgatatctttggaaagctctttggtcttgcccatgttgtagaggttaaggTCTGACTGATTAAtgaagtctgtggacaggagtcttttataaaggtgactatgtaagacagctgtctttaaagggaacctgtcacctgttttggcTGCTACAAGCTGCGGCctctgcctttcagggctgatatacggcATTCTATAATGAAGTATATCTGCCCCCAGTCCGACCTGCTAGTGAAGAAAGAGTGTTAAGGTACCGtagcattaagcgacgctgcagcgatatagacatcgatgtcgatcgctgcagcgtcgctgtttggtcgctggagagctgtcacacagagagctctccagcgaccaacgatgccgaggtccccgggtaaccagggtaaacatcgggttactaagcgcagggccgtgcttagtaacccgatgtttaccctggttaccattgtaaatgtaaaaaaaacaaacactacatacttaccttccgctgtctggtcacgtccctcgccttcagcttcccgcactgactgagcactggtcgtaaagcagagcggtgacgtcaccgctgcacagcgtgctttacggccggccggtgctcacagtcagtgcgggaagctgacggcgagggacgtgaccagacactgggaatgtaagtatgtagtgtttggtttttttacatttacaatggtaaccagggtaaacatcgggttactaagcgcggctctgcgcttagtaacccgatgtttaccctggttaccagtgaagacatcgctgaattggcgtcacacatgtcgattcagcgggtgatccagggacaaaataaagtcctggactttccccagcaaccaacgatctcccagcaggggcctgatcgttggtcgctgtcacgcataacgattttgttaatgatatcgttgctacgtcacaaaaagcaacgatatcgttaacgatatcgttatgtgtgacggtacctttagattatactcgccctcgggggtggtccggtctgatgggtgtcggtaGGTctaggtccagcgcctcccatcttgcgACGCTGCCCTCCTgctgcatcgcgctcctgcgcaggcgtacttgtctgccctgttgagggcagtgtaaagtacggtagtgcgcaggcgctgggcctctggtctttcctggcacctgcgcactgcagtactttactcttccctcaacagggcagccaagtacgcctgcgcagaagcgcgatgtcggggagcgatgaagaagcaggagggcggcatcgtaagaagatgggaggcgctggacccagacctgcgacactcATCGGACGGACCgttcccccgggtgagtataatataacttacttTTCTTCACTTCCAAGTCGGACATGGGGCAGATATACCTCATTATAAAAAgccgtatatcagccctgaaaggcggagGCCGCAGCTTATAGCGGCAaagtgctgacaggttccctttaatgcaggtaatgagttgattatgagcgtctaactggtctgtaggagccagagctcttaacggttggtaggggatcaaatacttatttctcactgcaaaatgcaaataaatgtatataatttatacaatgtgattttctggattttatttttaatctatctctcaatgttaaaactaacctacccttaatattatagactgttcatgtctgtgtcagtgggcaaactcacaaaatcagcaagggatcaaatgcttatttccttcactgtacgcTTCTGCACTCGCGCTCTAGTGTCTCTCGCGGCGCTCTAGTCTCTCGTGATCTAGTGTCTCTCGCGGCGCTCTAGTCTCTCTCTCGTGATCTAGTCTCTCGCGCGGCGCTCTAGTCTCTCGCGCGGCACTTTAGTCTCTCGCGCAGCGCTCTAATCTCTCGCGCGGCGCTCTAGTCTCTCTCGCGCGGCGCTCTAGTCTCTCTCGCGCGGCGCTCTAGTCTCTCTCGCGCGGCGCTCTAGTCTCTCTCGCGCGGCGCTCTAGTCTCTCTCGCGCGGCGCTCTAGTCTCTCTCGCGCGGCGCTCTAGTCTCTCTCGCGCGGCCCTCTGTCGTCTCTCGCTCCATCTTTTATCACAGTCTCTCCGTGATCTCCTTTCCGCCTCCTCTTGTTTGTACTCTCTCGCTCTCTGTCGTCTCTCTCGCTCCATCTTTTATCTCCTTTCCGCCTCCTCTTGTTTGTACTCTCCCGCACTTGCTCCGTCGTCTCTCGCCCTCTGTCGTCTCTCTCGCCCTCTGTCGTCCCTCTCGCCCTCTGTCGTCCCTCTCGCCCTCTGTCATCCCTCTCGCCCTCTGTCGTCCCTCTCGCCCTCTGTCGTCCCTCTCGCCCTCTGTCATCCCTCTCGCCCTCTGTCGTCCCTCTCGCCCTCTGTCGTCCCTCTCGCCCTCTGTCGTCCCTCTCGCTCTGTCGTCCCTCTCGCTCTGTCGTCCCTCTCGCCCTCTGTCGTCCCTCTCGCCCTCTCGTCTCTCTCGCCCTCTGTCGTCCCTCTCGCTCCATCTTTTATCTCCTTTCCGCCTCCTCTTGTTTGTACTCTCCCGCACTTGCTCTGTCGTCTCTCTCGCCCTCTGTCGTCCCTCTCGCCCTCTGTCGTCCCTCTCGCCCTCTGTCGTCTCTCTCGCCCTCTGTCGTCTCTCTCGCCCTCTGTCGTCCCTCTCGCCCTCTGTCGTCCCTCTCGCCCTCTGTCGTCCCTCTCGCCCTCTGTCGTCCCTCTCGCCCTCTGTCGTCCCTCTCGCCCTCTGTCGTCCCTCTCGCCCTCTGTCGTCCCTCTCGCCCTCTGTCGTCCCTCTCGCTCTGTCGTCCCTCTCGCTCTGTCGTCTCTCTCGCTCTGTCGTCTCTCTcgccccatcttttatctcctttCCGCCTCCTTTTATTTGTACTCTCTCGCCCTCTGTCGTCTCTCTCGCCCTCTGTCGTCTCTCTCGCCCTCTGTCGTCTCTCTCGCCCTCTGTCGTCCCTCTCGCCCTCTGTCGTCCCTTTCGCCCTCTGTCGTCCCTCTCGCTCTGTCGTCCCTCTCGCTCTGTCGTCTCTCTCGCCCTCTGTCGTCCCTCTCGCTCTGTCGTCTCTCTCGCCCTCTGTCGTCCCTCTCGCTCCATCTTTTATCTCCTTTCCGCCTCCTCTTGTTTGTACTCTCCCGCACTTGCTCTGTCGTCCCTCTCGCTCTCTGTCGTCCCTCTCGCTCTCTGTCGTCCCTCTCGCTCTCTGTCGTCCCTCTCGCTCTCTGTCGTCCCTCTCGCTCTGTCGTCCCTCTCGCCCTCTGTCGTCTCTCTCGCCCTCTGTCGTCTCTCTcgccccatcttttatctcctttCCGCCTCCTCTTATTTGTACTCTCTCGCCCTCTGTCGTCTCTCTCGCCCTCTGTCGTCTCTCTCGCCCTCTGTCGTCTCTCTCGCCCTCTGTCGTCTCTCTCGCCCTCTGTCGTCTCTCTCGCCCTCTGTCGTCTCTCTCGCCCTCTGTCGTCTCTCTCGCCCTCTGTCGTCCCTCTCTCTCTGTCGTCTCTCTCGCCCTCTGTCGTCTCTCTCGCCCTCTGTCGTCCCTCTCTCTCTGTCGTCCCTCTCGCCCTCTGTCGTCCCTCTCGCCCTCTGTCGTCCCTCTCGCCCTCTGTCGTCCCTCTCGCCCTCTGTCGTCCCTCTCGCCCTCTGTCGTCCCTCTCGCCCTCTGTCGTCCCTCTCGCTCTGTCGTCCCTCTCGCTCTGTCGTCCCTCTCGCTCTGTCGTCCCTCTCGCTCTGTCGTCCCTCTCGCTCTGTCATCCCTCTCGCTCTGTCGTCTCTCTCGCCCTCTGTCGTCTCTCTCGCCCTCTGTCGTCCCTCTCGCTCCATCT
The nucleotide sequence above comes from Ranitomeya imitator isolate aRanImi1 chromosome 7, aRanImi1.pri, whole genome shotgun sequence. Encoded proteins:
- the LOC138645759 gene encoding octapeptide-repeat protein T2-like is translated as MEREGRQRARETRGREGRQRARGTTEREGRQSERDDRGREGRQRARGTTEGERDDRGREGRQRARGTTEGERDDRGREGRQRARGTTEGERDDRGRETTEQVRESTNKRRRKGDKRWSERDDRERESTNKRRRKGDHGETVIKDGARDDRGPRERD